The following nucleotide sequence is from Mucilaginibacter sp. cycad4.
AATGAATATTATAGGGAATATGATAGTACTCACGATCGGCATCCTGCTCAACAAGCCCGGTTTCGGTTATAACGTCAACAAACTGTATCGAGCTGCCATCCATAATTGGCGTTTCAGGCCCATCAAGATCAATCAGCAGGTTATCAACTTCCAACCCAACCAAAGCGGCCAGTACGTGCTCAACAGTATTTACCGTAGCACCGTTCTGGCTGATAGATGTTCCGCGTGAGGTATCGCTTACGTTATCAACATCGGCATCAATAATTGGCGCACCGGGAATATCAACCCTCCTGAATTTATAACCGTGGTTTTCAGGAGCGGGATTAAAGGTCATTGTAACGCTTTGTCCGGTGTGCAAGCCTGTTCCTGATACCGAAACCGGCGCTTTAATAGTTCTTTGTTTAACGTTCATATTTATAATTACCGGCCGGCGCTATGCGTTTGCGCCGCCTTTACGTAGTTCTTCAATCAATTTTTCAAGCTCGTATACCTTGCGGTCAAGCTCGGGTAGGCTACGCAACTTTGCGTGGGCACGAAGGTAGTCTTTATATGGCATATTTGGCGAACCGCCCCATACCTTACCCTCTTCTGTAATAGAACGGTTTATGCCTGTTTGCGCCGAAAACTGTGACCCGTTGGCTATATTGAGGTGACCGGCGAAACCAACCTGGCCGCCAATCACAACCCTTGCGCCTATTTTGGTGCTCCCAGAAATTCCCGCCTGGCCTGCAATAACTGTATGTGCGCCAACTTCAACATTATGGGCAATCTGCACCAGGTTATCGATCTTAGCACCTTTGCGGATAATGGTCGATCCCATGGTGGCCCTGTCAATAGTAGTATTTGAACCCACTTCAACATCATCCTCCAATATTACGTTACCAATTTGTGCAATTTTGGTGTAGGTACCATCAGGGTTAGGTGCAAAGCCAAAGCCATCGCTGCCTATTACAGCACCGGAATGCACTATCACATTATTCCCGATAACACAATCAAAGTAAACCGTAGCTCCTGCAAACAGGGTTACATTATTGCCCAGGCTTACATTGTCGCCAACATTAACGTTGGGATAGATCTTACAATTATCACCGATTGTTACATTTTGGCCGATGTAGGCAAAAGCGCCGATATAAACGCCCGAACCTACCTGCGCTGTGGGGTGGATAAAGCTGGGTTGTTCAATTCCTTTTTTATCCAGCCTGAAGGTGTTGTATTTATTAAGCAGGACAGTGAACGCGCTGTAGGCGTTTTCAACCCTGATGAGCGTAGCCTTTACCGGGCCCGTTAACTGCTGATCATTATTAACGATAACAATTGAAGCGTTGGTGGTATACAGAAACTGCTCATACTTGGGGTTGGCCAAAAAAGAAAGACTGCCGGCACCGGCTTCCTCTATCTTGGCAAGCTGACTAACAGTTGCTGAAGGATCGCCCTCAACAGTTCCGTTGAGCAGTAAACTTATATCATGAGCGGTAAATTGCATCGGGCAAATTTAAATGTTAAAATTGAAGCAACAAATTATTAATGAGTTATGAACACGCGTTAAAAAGTTTTGACTGTCAAAGCGTTTCATTTTCACTATTTCTTCATTTGTCGCAAGTGTGTACCTGGTTTGTTTTAAATTTTGTTTAAACCATTTTTATGTAGAGACGCATCACATGCGTCTTCCGCAGGACAAGCCTACTTTTCAAGGTGCTTAGCTTCCTTAATTTGCACGTAGCAGACGCATTACATGCATCTGCTACGTCACTGGCGGTCAACCTTAAACGGCTTCCTGATTCAATAACTCCTTATTATAACACAATATGTGTTTCTTAACCGTTTTAGCCAAAGCTACCAGGTTTGAGTTATCACTGGCGGCAGCAATATCCTTTACCGCGCCGTTCTTCATCAATATGCAAATGTTACCATCGTTCTGGTTGTATGCATTATTGCGGATGGAGGTGGTAAATACAAAGTAAGCCGCGGCATCTTCATAACTAATACCATACTTTTCCATCGCCTTTTGGCGGAGGCTTTCAACAAAAGCTTCATCGGGGCATTCATTGGTGATATCAACCCTGAAAAGGCTGCGTTGTACCAGGTTTTTGCAAAGTTGTGAAAGCACCAGGTCGGGATGATAGGCCCACACTTTTACTGATGCCATAATATCGGTATCATCCAAACAGGCAAAAGTTTCCAGGTGACGGTCTTCGTTCATGAAAGCATCCCGGCTGATGCGGTTCTTTAAAAAATGCAGCA
It contains:
- the lpxD gene encoding UDP-3-O-(3-hydroxymyristoyl)glucosamine N-acyltransferase, which codes for MQFTAHDISLLLNGTVEGDPSATVSQLAKIEEAGAGSLSFLANPKYEQFLYTTNASIVIVNNDQQLTGPVKATLIRVENAYSAFTVLLNKYNTFRLDKKGIEQPSFIHPTAQVGSGVYIGAFAYIGQNVTIGDNCKIYPNVNVGDNVSLGNNVTLFAGATVYFDCVIGNNVIVHSGAVIGSDGFGFAPNPDGTYTKIAQIGNVILEDDVEVGSNTTIDRATMGSTIIRKGAKIDNLVQIAHNVEVGAHTVIAGQAGISGSTKIGARVVIGGQVGFAGHLNIANGSQFSAQTGINRSITEEGKVWGGSPNMPYKDYLRAHAKLRSLPELDRKVYELEKLIEELRKGGANA